The Marinilongibacter aquaticus genome has a window encoding:
- a CDS encoding xanthine dehydrogenase family protein molybdopterin-binding subunit, which yields MSTNYIGQSVKRLEDKRFITGKGRYTDDIKLPGMLYAYILRSPYAHARIKSMDTSGAEKMEGVVKVYTGKDFEEVNGVPCGWQVNFKDGTTMREPKHPLLVSDKARHAGDGVAMVVANNYYTARDAADEIRIDWEVLPAVTNAKAAMEPGAPKVHDEFEDNMVFDWEIGNPKEEVDAAMATATHITKLDFTNNRVAPNAIEPRSYVGHYDPVYDKYTLYTSTQNPHLIRLLMCAFVLGIPEHKVRVLGPDVGGGFGSKIYHYVEEALVTLASKELGAPIKWTSDRSEAFLSDAHGRDHISSAEMGFDDEGKIVGLRIKTFANIGAYLSTFSTAVPTYLHGTLLQGLYTTPKIHLDMTCAFTHTTAVDAYRGAGRPEATYLLERLVETAAHEMGMDPAELRFKNFIPAFDGVNEPGYQTQVALQYDSGNYHAVLERGLEMLGYEDFKKEQEEARKQGRYLGVGISTYIEACGIAPSAVVGALGARAGLFESAQVRVQPTGKVSVYTGSHSHGQGHETTFAQVVADKLGIAMEDVDIVHGDSDAVAFGMGTYGSRSLAVGGSAIVKSIEKVLEKGAKIAAHKLETSEDDLEYKNGAWTIKGTDRSISFGDVALTAYVPHVYPEGLEPGLDFSSFYDPTNFTYPFGCHICVVEVDADTGKVEIKRMIAVDDVGNVINPMIVDGQIHGGLAQGIGQALLEGVQYDESGQLVNGTFMDYAMPRADDLPSFETDRKVTPCPHNPLGVKGAGEAGAIGSTPAVVNAVMNALWHKGVRDLEMPLTPERVWKAMNGQ from the coding sequence ATGAGTACAAACTATATAGGCCAATCGGTAAAACGACTTGAAGACAAGCGTTTCATTACAGGAAAAGGCCGCTATACCGACGACATTAAACTGCCGGGCATGCTTTATGCCTATATCTTGAGAAGTCCTTATGCCCATGCTCGAATCAAATCCATGGATACTTCGGGTGCCGAAAAAATGGAAGGAGTGGTAAAGGTATACACCGGAAAGGACTTTGAAGAAGTAAATGGCGTGCCCTGCGGATGGCAAGTGAATTTTAAAGACGGCACCACCATGCGTGAGCCCAAGCACCCGCTTTTGGTGTCTGACAAAGCCCGACATGCCGGAGATGGAGTGGCGATGGTCGTGGCCAATAATTATTATACCGCTCGCGATGCCGCCGATGAAATCAGGATTGATTGGGAGGTTTTGCCCGCAGTGACCAATGCCAAGGCGGCTATGGAACCGGGAGCTCCGAAAGTGCACGATGAGTTTGAAGACAACATGGTGTTCGACTGGGAGATTGGAAATCCAAAAGAAGAGGTGGACGCAGCCATGGCTACGGCCACACACATTACCAAACTCGATTTTACAAACAATCGAGTAGCTCCGAATGCCATAGAACCAAGGAGCTACGTCGGGCATTACGACCCAGTTTACGATAAATATACTTTATATACGTCTACGCAAAATCCACACCTTATTCGTTTGTTGATGTGTGCTTTTGTTTTGGGGATACCCGAGCACAAGGTACGCGTTTTGGGTCCCGATGTCGGTGGAGGTTTCGGAAGCAAAATCTATCACTATGTAGAAGAAGCTTTGGTTACTTTGGCGTCCAAAGAATTGGGTGCTCCGATAAAATGGACGTCGGATCGCTCAGAAGCGTTTCTTTCTGATGCCCACGGACGGGATCACATTTCTTCGGCCGAAATGGGTTTTGATGATGAAGGTAAAATTGTGGGCCTTCGCATCAAAACCTTTGCCAATATCGGAGCCTATCTCTCTACTTTCTCCACGGCTGTACCTACTTACCTGCACGGAACATTGCTGCAAGGCCTTTATACCACACCGAAAATCCATTTGGATATGACTTGTGCATTTACGCACACTACCGCAGTGGATGCATACCGCGGAGCGGGCAGGCCCGAGGCTACTTATCTTTTGGAGAGATTGGTAGAAACCGCGGCTCATGAAATGGGTATGGATCCTGCAGAATTACGATTCAAAAATTTCATTCCCGCTTTCGACGGCGTAAATGAACCGGGTTATCAAACTCAAGTGGCTTTACAATACGACAGTGGGAATTACCATGCAGTTTTGGAGCGAGGCTTGGAGATGCTCGGGTATGAAGACTTCAAAAAAGAGCAGGAAGAAGCCAGAAAGCAGGGCCGCTATTTGGGTGTGGGCATATCGACGTATATCGAGGCTTGTGGTATTGCCCCGTCGGCGGTGGTTGGGGCATTGGGTGCTCGAGCTGGATTGTTTGAGTCGGCACAAGTGCGTGTACAGCCTACAGGAAAGGTGAGTGTCTATACAGGTTCGCATTCGCACGGGCAAGGCCATGAAACAACTTTTGCCCAAGTGGTTGCCGATAAGCTCGGTATAGCCATGGAAGACGTGGATATTGTGCATGGCGATTCGGATGCCGTGGCTTTTGGAATGGGTACCTACGGTTCGCGAAGTTTGGCTGTGGGCGGAAGTGCCATTGTGAAAAGTATTGAAAAAGTGCTCGAAAAAGGGGCGAAAATTGCGGCCCATAAACTCGAAACATCCGAAGACGATTTAGAATATAAAAATGGAGCTTGGACCATAAAAGGCACAGACCGATCCATCTCATTCGGAGATGTGGCATTGACGGCTTATGTGCCGCATGTCTATCCAGAGGGCTTAGAACCCGGGCTCGATTTCTCCAGCTTCTACGATCCGACCAACTTTACATATCCTTTTGGGTGCCACATTTGCGTGGTCGAAGTGGATGCCGATACGGGGAAGGTAGAGATCAAGCGTATGATCGCCGTAGACGATGTGGGCAATGTAATCAACCCCATGATTGTGGATGGTCAAATTCATGGCGGTTTGGCTCAAGGCATCGGCCAGGCTTTACTGGAAGGCGTACAATACGACGAATCGGGTCAATTGGTAAACGGCACATTCATGGATTACGCCATGCCAAGAGCCGATGACTTGCCCAGTTTCGAAACCGATCGGAAAGTAACACCTTGCCCGCACAATCCTTTGGGTGTGAAAGGGGCCGGAGAAGCCGGAGCGATTGGTTCTACACCAGCGGTAGTCAATGCCGTGATGAATGCCTTGTGGCACAAAGGTGTACGGGATTTGGAAATGCCATTGACTCCAGAGCGTGTTTGGAAAGCCATGAATGGCCAGTAA
- a CDS encoding (2Fe-2S)-binding protein produces MMEKIEIEVNGQKHSLEVEGRMLLVHLLREKLNLTGTHVGCDTSSCGACTVHIDGKAVKSCTVLAVQADGKSITTIEGLQDGDNLHPLQETFKSCHGLQCGFCTPGMIMSAADLLKQNDAPSEHDIRAALEGNFCRCTGYHNIVKAVKEASEKMNQVAV; encoded by the coding sequence ATGATGGAAAAAATAGAAATTGAAGTGAATGGCCAAAAGCATAGCTTGGAGGTAGAAGGGCGAATGCTCTTGGTGCATTTGCTTCGAGAAAAATTGAATTTGACCGGCACGCACGTCGGCTGCGATACGAGCAGTTGCGGAGCCTGCACGGTACACATAGACGGCAAGGCGGTAAAGTCTTGCACGGTCTTGGCGGTTCAGGCCGATGGCAAGTCGATCACCACAATCGAGGGCTTGCAGGATGGCGATAATTTGCACCCGCTTCAAGAGACGTTCAAATCCTGCCATGGTTTGCAGTGCGGTTTTTGTACACCGGGTATGATTATGTCGGCGGCAGATTTACTGAAGCAAAACGACGCCCCTTCCGAACACGATATTCGGGCCGCTTTAGAGGGCAATTTCTGTCGTTGCACGGGTTATCACAATATTGTGAAAGCAGTAAAAGAGGCCAGCGAAAAAATGAACCAGGTGGCTGTTTGA
- a CDS encoding CoxG family protein has protein sequence MDLSGSHVLEAPVETIWKMILDPETLARITPGISQLELESEDNYKAIAEVKIGPVKGRFEGTAQIVDKSEHESLTLKVQQNSKIGNVAADVFMKMEPAEEGKTRLSFDGKANVSGLLARTGGRVMTGVANTLTKQFFDNFEAELKRD, from the coding sequence ATGGATTTATCAGGCTCACATGTACTTGAGGCCCCTGTGGAAACAATATGGAAAATGATTTTGGATCCGGAAACTCTGGCCAGAATTACACCCGGCATCAGCCAACTCGAACTCGAGAGCGAAGACAATTATAAGGCCATTGCTGAAGTGAAAATTGGCCCAGTGAAAGGGCGATTTGAAGGAACAGCTCAAATTGTAGACAAAAGCGAGCACGAAAGCCTCACCTTAAAAGTGCAGCAGAACAGCAAAATTGGCAATGTCGCAGCAGATGTTTTTATGAAAATGGAACCCGCAGAAGAGGGCAAAACAAGACTTTCTTTTGATGGAAAGGCCAATGTGTCGGGCTTATTGGCCCGTACAGGCGGACGTGTAATGACAGGCGTGGCCAACACATTGACCAAGCAGTTCTTCGACAATTTCGAAGCAGAATTAAAAAGAGACTAA
- a CDS encoding AraC family transcriptional regulator, which translates to MHLRKDDLNPHLRQRKLEDMVENRTSYTIEFAELNIYETHQKAEKVELAFPDPVLASMIRGKKIMHLKNEAPFTFLPGESVIVSGYEKMVIDFPEADIDNPTQCLALALSSEKILKIIAELNEKTPLIDDKKGWQLDNENFYFTNDQVVNYLLSHLIEIFTENNKAKDVFAEYTLKELIIRLMQTKARHFLLNNLQQQSTSNRLAFALQYIEEHLDERITVSKLADKACMSEASFFRAFKNQLGLSPIEFIQQKRIALAQGLLTDIQLTIADISACCGFNSLNHFFNVFKKYTKTTPAQYRKSFFEKNLKGKIPLHFLTDTSHF; encoded by the coding sequence ATGCACTTAAGAAAGGACGATTTGAACCCTCATCTGCGGCAGAGGAAGCTGGAAGACATGGTAGAAAACCGCACATCCTACACGATAGAGTTTGCAGAGCTGAACATATACGAAACACATCAAAAGGCCGAAAAGGTGGAACTCGCCTTTCCCGACCCTGTGCTGGCCAGCATGATTCGCGGAAAGAAAATAATGCACCTTAAAAACGAGGCTCCCTTTACTTTTCTTCCGGGTGAATCGGTGATTGTTTCGGGGTACGAAAAGATGGTAATCGATTTTCCGGAAGCCGATATCGACAACCCGACACAATGCCTGGCACTGGCTCTTTCTTCCGAAAAAATATTGAAGATAATTGCCGAATTGAACGAAAAGACGCCTTTGATAGACGACAAAAAAGGCTGGCAATTGGATAATGAAAACTTCTATTTCACCAATGATCAGGTTGTCAATTATCTACTTTCGCACCTGATCGAAATCTTCACGGAAAACAACAAAGCCAAGGATGTTTTCGCCGAATACACTTTGAAAGAGCTGATTATCCGCCTGATGCAAACAAAGGCCCGCCACTTCTTATTGAACAATCTTCAGCAGCAATCGACATCAAACAGACTCGCCTTTGCCCTGCAATACATCGAAGAGCATTTGGACGAACGCATTACCGTGTCCAAACTCGCCGACAAAGCCTGCATGAGCGAAGCGTCTTTTTTCAGGGCTTTCAAAAACCAATTGGGACTTTCTCCGATCGAGTTCATTCAACAAAAAAGAATTGCCTTGGCTCAAGGCCTGCTGACGGATATCCAATTGACCATTGCCGATATCAGTGCCTGTTGCGGATTCAATAGCCTGAATCATTTTTTCAATGTGTTCAAAAAGTACACCAAGACCACTCCGGCACAGTATCGGAAAAGTTTTTTCGAGAAAAACCTAAAAGGCAAGATACCTTTGCATTTCCTTACCGACACTTCGCACTTTTAG
- a CDS encoding XdhC family protein, with protein sequence MKEIKKIVAAFQQKESNEKMALATVVRVEGSSYRRMGARMLVSERGNWVGGISGGCLEGDALKRARMAILKDKASVITYDTSIDDDHQIGVGLGCNGIIDVLFTPIDEKDPNNPIALFQKILSERRQTRRLLTISKSENSKELGKVFEFTAPSSLEAFDSIPDKNELAEALAQLQKSKNFHLSETLHIFAEVLPPSLHILLMGHQYDLYPLIDMIDQLGWDCTVVAQAEKVKSNKPLQIWPPEKLESLTVDNCTAVILMSHSLQTDKRNLKTVMQWPVPYIGLLGPLERSKRIFRELEEEGLAFSAEIQNRLFAPVGLNLGATSPEEIALSMVAEIKSIFAHRDARPLRERREPIHERDKPMKFY encoded by the coding sequence ATGAAAGAAATAAAGAAAATTGTAGCCGCGTTCCAACAAAAAGAATCCAATGAAAAAATGGCCTTGGCCACGGTGGTGCGTGTAGAAGGCTCTTCCTACCGCCGAATGGGAGCACGTATGCTGGTTTCCGAACGCGGCAATTGGGTAGGGGGCATCAGCGGGGGCTGCCTCGAAGGCGACGCCCTAAAGCGGGCCCGAATGGCCATTTTGAAAGACAAAGCCTCGGTGATAACCTACGACACCAGTATCGACGACGATCACCAAATAGGTGTCGGCTTGGGTTGCAACGGCATCATCGACGTGCTTTTTACGCCAATCGACGAAAAAGACCCGAACAACCCGATTGCCCTTTTTCAAAAAATACTCTCCGAAAGACGCCAGACCCGCAGACTCCTCACCATTTCGAAAAGCGAAAACAGTAAAGAATTGGGCAAAGTTTTCGAATTCACCGCCCCCTCAAGCCTAGAAGCTTTCGATTCGATTCCAGACAAAAATGAGCTGGCCGAAGCCTTGGCTCAATTGCAAAAATCGAAGAATTTTCACCTTTCCGAAACCTTGCACATTTTTGCGGAAGTATTGCCGCCGAGCCTTCACATCTTGCTCATGGGCCACCAATATGACCTTTACCCTTTGATCGACATGATCGACCAACTGGGCTGGGATTGCACCGTGGTTGCCCAAGCCGAAAAGGTAAAAAGCAATAAACCTCTGCAAATTTGGCCACCTGAAAAGTTGGAAAGCCTTACGGTGGACAATTGTACGGCCGTTATTCTGATGTCGCATTCGCTACAAACCGACAAACGTAACCTGAAAACGGTAATGCAATGGCCTGTACCCTATATTGGTCTTTTAGGCCCTCTCGAACGTTCAAAACGTATTTTCAGAGAATTGGAAGAAGAAGGTCTTGCCTTTTCCGCAGAAATACAGAATCGTCTTTTTGCCCCCGTAGGCCTAAATCTGGGAGCCACAAGCCCTGAAGAAATCGCACTTTCGATGGTTGCAGAAATAAAAAGTATCTTTGCCCATCGTGATGCCCGTCCGCTCAGAGAACGGCGAGAACCCATTCACGAAAGAGACAAACCGATGAAATTCTATTGA
- a CDS encoding molybdopterin molybdotransferase MoeA translates to MLSSQNASELILSQQIELKKSTVPFAQALGCVLGEDIRADRDFPPFDRVTMDGYALASKNYAKGQRAFKVESIQFAGEPLNTLLDKTACVEVMTGCMLPENADTVIRYEDSIRQANEVTFLDNLALQKNIHRRGSDRKKGDILLKAGQQLRAPDLAILATVGKTKVQVYTFPKVAFITSGDELVPVEQKPLAHQIRKSNVFAVSALLKPFIEEISHFHLPDDLPETIRQLTDILQQFDVLILSGGVSAGKKDYIPEALDRIGVDRLFHKIAQRPGKPMWFGKKENQLIFALPGNPVSAFMCAVRYVKPWFMQNAGLEIEKQEAILAENVEFKPDLSYFMQVTLKQENGQFWAYPCEGHGSGDLANLSRAQAFLELPQTTESLFEKGNVFPLWKW, encoded by the coding sequence ATGCTTTCAAGCCAAAACGCCAGTGAGCTGATTCTATCCCAACAAATCGAACTGAAAAAAAGTACAGTTCCGTTTGCACAAGCTCTTGGCTGCGTCTTGGGTGAAGATATTCGAGCAGACAGAGATTTCCCGCCTTTCGACCGCGTAACTATGGACGGTTACGCATTGGCCAGCAAAAACTACGCAAAGGGGCAAAGGGCTTTTAAAGTAGAAAGCATACAATTTGCCGGAGAGCCTTTAAACACTTTGCTTGACAAAACCGCCTGTGTAGAAGTGATGACGGGCTGTATGTTGCCCGAAAACGCCGACACGGTTATTCGTTACGAAGACAGCATTCGCCAAGCCAATGAAGTTACTTTTCTGGACAATTTGGCCCTACAAAAAAACATCCACCGTCGAGGAAGCGACCGAAAAAAAGGTGATATTCTGCTCAAAGCTGGCCAGCAACTTCGGGCTCCTGATCTCGCGATTTTGGCCACTGTGGGGAAAACGAAAGTACAAGTTTACACTTTCCCGAAAGTAGCCTTCATTACCAGCGGAGACGAACTTGTGCCTGTGGAGCAAAAACCATTGGCCCATCAAATTCGAAAATCGAATGTCTTTGCAGTCTCGGCTCTATTGAAGCCTTTTATTGAGGAGATTTCACATTTCCACTTGCCAGACGACCTGCCCGAAACTATCCGACAACTTACGGATATTCTGCAGCAATTCGATGTCCTCATTCTTTCCGGTGGGGTATCGGCAGGCAAAAAAGACTATATCCCAGAAGCCCTCGATCGCATTGGTGTTGATCGCCTTTTTCATAAAATCGCTCAACGACCAGGCAAGCCTATGTGGTTTGGGAAAAAAGAGAATCAATTGATTTTTGCTTTGCCGGGAAATCCCGTGTCTGCATTCATGTGTGCTGTGCGTTATGTAAAGCCTTGGTTTATGCAAAATGCTGGACTGGAAATCGAAAAACAGGAAGCCATTCTAGCCGAAAATGTGGAATTCAAACCGGATCTCAGTTATTTCATGCAGGTTACCCTGAAGCAAGAAAACGGACAATTCTGGGCCTATCCCTGCGAAGGGCACGGCAGCGGCGACCTCGCCAACCTCTCGCGAGCACAGGCATTTCTGGAGCTACCCCAAACTACAGAATCTTTGTTTGAAAAAGGGAATGTCTTTCCCCTTTGGAAGTGGTAA
- a CDS encoding iron chaperone: MEKRIAKDVDEYIGWFEEKQQERLQEIRELIRETVPEAEECISYRMPAYRYKGILVYFGAFQKHFSFFPGGILNNPTWASLLEGYKLSKGTLQIPYEKALPKQVIVEILLERKLQNEMKTRGRKR; this comes from the coding sequence ATGGAAAAACGTATTGCGAAAGATGTAGACGAATACATTGGCTGGTTTGAAGAAAAACAACAGGAACGCCTCCAAGAGATACGCGAGCTGATTCGCGAAACTGTACCCGAGGCTGAAGAATGCATCAGTTATCGCATGCCTGCCTATCGGTACAAGGGCATATTGGTGTACTTCGGGGCCTTCCAAAAGCATTTCAGCTTTTTTCCGGGTGGTATTTTGAACAATCCCACTTGGGCCTCTCTTCTCGAAGGCTACAAATTGAGCAAGGGGACGCTGCAAATTCCGTATGAAAAGGCATTGCCCAAGCAGGTGATTGTGGAAATTCTACTCGAGCGGAAATTGCAAAACGAAATGAAAACGAGGGGAAGGAAACGGTAA
- a CDS encoding YqgE/AlgH family protein: protein MHELKKGNLLIAEPYLGDPNFERSVVMLCEHNAEGSFGLVLNHKSNLSLNDAVDEIYFDAPLYIGGPVEYNTLHFIHRLGDRIPDAVSLKNGLYWSGDFEVLKSMLNSGLVQSNDIRFFVGYSGWGKGQLEGEMKSNSWIITPTDSEMIFDSDPEVFWRKVLRNMGGEYKVKSNYPVDPRLN, encoded by the coding sequence ATGCACGAGCTAAAAAAAGGGAATTTATTGATAGCCGAGCCCTATTTGGGCGATCCAAATTTTGAGCGTTCGGTAGTTATGCTTTGCGAGCACAATGCAGAGGGCTCTTTTGGCCTTGTATTGAATCACAAGTCCAATTTGAGTTTGAATGATGCAGTCGATGAAATCTACTTCGACGCCCCACTTTACATCGGCGGACCGGTTGAATACAATACCTTGCACTTTATTCACCGCCTTGGCGATCGTATACCCGATGCCGTTTCATTAAAAAACGGGTTGTACTGGTCGGGCGATTTCGAGGTGCTGAAAAGCATGTTGAACAGCGGGCTGGTGCAGAGTAATGATATTCGCTTCTTTGTGGGCTATTCGGGTTGGGGCAAAGGGCAGCTTGAAGGAGAAATGAAATCGAATTCTTGGATTATCACACCCACGGATTCTGAAATGATTTTTGATTCTGATCCCGAAGTTTTTTGGCGGAAAGTTTTACGGAATATGGGCGGCGAATACAAAGTGAAAAGCAATTATCCTGTAGATCCTCGACTCAATTGA
- the recF gene encoding DNA replication/repair protein RecF (All proteins in this family for which functions are known are DNA-binding proteins that assist the filamentation of RecA onto DNA for the initiation of recombination or recombinational repair.), producing MHLRSIRLYNFRNHSERKLQFSEQVNCIVGENGSGKTNLLDAIYMLALTKSAVQKKDQLSIRHGEALMVVEGEFFKEEVETINLSLKDGQRKVLLTDGKAYEKLAQHIGKFPLVLIAPDDTDMIRDASDTRRKLFDSMMSQFDGDFLSAYQRYNRQLEQRNQLLKQFAERQYFDQKLLDSYSQSLVELAMEIAEKRTHFIAEIEPLVKMHYQEISGGKEVVGISYETEVGSDFPKVFRNAQRTDVAAQRTTLGIHKDDFSFLFDEKPFKKFGSQGQRKSFVLAMKLAHFELLEKQKGFKPILLLDDIFDKLDDARIAQLIAKIETKQFGQIFISDARPERTAKFLSEVGVDVRFFEL from the coding sequence ATGCATCTCCGTTCGATCCGTTTGTACAATTTCCGAAACCACTCTGAAAGAAAACTGCAATTTTCGGAGCAGGTGAATTGTATCGTGGGTGAGAACGGCAGCGGAAAAACCAATTTGCTCGACGCCATATATATGTTGGCCCTTACAAAAAGTGCGGTGCAAAAGAAAGATCAGTTGAGTATTCGCCATGGCGAAGCGTTGATGGTAGTGGAAGGCGAATTTTTTAAGGAGGAAGTCGAAACCATTAATTTGAGCTTGAAGGACGGCCAGCGAAAGGTGTTGTTGACCGACGGCAAAGCCTACGAGAAACTGGCTCAGCACATTGGCAAATTTCCTCTGGTGCTGATTGCACCCGATGATACGGATATGATTCGGGATGCCAGCGACACGCGAAGAAAGCTTTTCGACAGCATGATGTCGCAATTCGACGGCGATTTCCTTTCGGCTTATCAGCGATACAACAGGCAACTGGAACAGCGAAACCAGCTTTTAAAACAGTTTGCCGAAAGGCAGTATTTCGATCAGAAACTCTTGGATAGTTACTCCCAATCTTTGGTGGAACTGGCCATGGAAATTGCGGAGAAGAGGACGCATTTTATTGCAGAAATTGAGCCATTGGTCAAAATGCATTATCAGGAAATTTCTGGTGGAAAGGAAGTGGTGGGAATTAGCTACGAAACAGAAGTGGGCAGTGATTTTCCCAAAGTCTTTCGAAATGCCCAAAGGACAGACGTGGCCGCACAACGCACAACGCTGGGCATTCACAAAGATGATTTTAGCTTTCTTTTCGACGAAAAGCCTTTCAAGAAATTTGGATCGCAGGGGCAGCGAAAATCCTTTGTGTTGGCAATGAAGTTGGCCCATTTCGAATTGCTGGAAAAACAAAAGGGTTTTAAGCCCATTCTCTTGCTCGACGATATTTTCGATAAATTGGACGATGCACGAATTGCTCAATTGATTGCCAAAATCGAAACCAAACAGTTTGGGCAGATTTTCATCAGCGATGCCCGGCCCGAGCGAACCGCGAAATTTTTGAGCGAAGTCGGGGTGGATGTCCGCTTTTTTGAACTCTAG
- the pdhA gene encoding pyruvate dehydrogenase (acetyl-transferring) E1 component subunit alpha → MAAKKKAAEKTKYSKEQYLYWYESMYLQRKFEEKAGQLYGQQKIRGFCHLYIGQEACSSGAVSALDKDDKYITSYRDHGQPLALGTYPGAVMAELFGKATGTTKGKGGSMHIFDKEVNFMGGHGIVGAQIPMAAGIAFSEKYRGTQGVCICYMGDGAVRQGAFHEALNLAMTWKLPVIYVVENNGYAMGTSVARSSNVKELYTLAEAYDMPAEPVDAMDVEAVHEAVSRAAERARKGDGPTFLEFKTYRFRGHSMSDPQKYRTKEEVAEWKMRDPVEMVKHTILENKIATEDELKSIDEKVKGQVADAVKFAEESPFPDASEAFKDIYMQEDYPFVME, encoded by the coding sequence ATGGCAGCTAAAAAGAAAGCAGCAGAAAAAACAAAATATTCGAAAGAGCAATACCTGTATTGGTACGAATCGATGTACCTCCAACGCAAGTTCGAGGAAAAGGCGGGTCAGCTTTATGGCCAACAAAAAATCAGAGGGTTTTGCCACCTGTACATCGGTCAGGAAGCCTGCTCTTCAGGTGCAGTTTCTGCTTTGGACAAAGACGACAAATACATCACTTCATACCGTGACCACGGACAACCGTTGGCTTTGGGCACCTATCCCGGTGCTGTAATGGCCGAGCTTTTTGGGAAAGCCACAGGCACCACAAAGGGCAAGGGTGGATCAATGCACATATTTGACAAAGAAGTGAATTTCATGGGCGGGCACGGGATTGTTGGAGCACAGATTCCAATGGCTGCGGGCATTGCCTTCTCAGAAAAATACCGCGGCACACAAGGCGTGTGTATCTGCTACATGGGCGACGGTGCCGTACGTCAAGGAGCTTTCCACGAAGCATTGAACTTGGCCATGACCTGGAAATTGCCTGTAATCTATGTAGTGGAAAACAACGGCTACGCGATGGGTACGTCTGTAGCCCGTTCTTCAAATGTAAAAGAGCTTTATACTTTGGCCGAAGCCTACGATATGCCTGCCGAACCGGTAGACGCCATGGATGTGGAAGCCGTGCACGAGGCAGTAAGCCGTGCGGCTGAAAGAGCTCGTAAAGGTGACGGACCGACATTCTTGGAATTTAAAACTTACCGATTCAGAGGGCACTCGATGTCGGATCCACAAAAATACCGCACCAAAGAGGAAGTAGCCGAGTGGAAAATGCGTGATCCAGTGGAAATGGTGAAACACACTATTTTGGAAAACAAAATCGCGACGGAAGATGAGCTCAAAAGCATCGACGAGAAAGTAAAAGGTCAAGTGGCCGATGCCGTGAAGTTTGCCGAAGAATCTCCTTTCCCAGATGCTTCAGAAGCTTTCAAAGACATCTATATGCAAGAAGATTACCCCTTTGTAATGGAATAA
- a CDS encoding tetratricopeptide repeat protein yields MAKNEKSGIEFIESAEALQKEIGKAEGFLAQNKKVLGIVGGVVLVAALAVVGYKYWVNQQNQEAETAMFDSVYYFESDSLDLALNGTGGNMGLIEVADQYGNAPAGNLAKFYVGLSYMKQGKFDEAINYLNDFSVDDIVLQGKSYALIGDAYLEKGDAAQAATYYEKAASYKPSKSLTPGYLMKLATAQEVAGNKAAALEAYTEIVNEYPNSSDYLAALKYKSMLETETGE; encoded by the coding sequence ATGGCGAAAAACGAGAAGTCGGGAATAGAGTTTATTGAAAGTGCCGAAGCCCTACAGAAAGAAATCGGCAAAGCCGAGGGTTTTCTTGCTCAGAACAAAAAGGTCTTGGGTATTGTAGGTGGAGTGGTTTTAGTGGCTGCTTTGGCGGTTGTTGGATATAAATATTGGGTCAATCAACAAAATCAAGAAGCCGAAACGGCCATGTTTGATTCCGTATATTATTTCGAGTCCGACTCTCTGGATTTGGCTTTGAATGGCACTGGTGGAAACATGGGCCTTATTGAAGTGGCCGACCAGTATGGCAACGCCCCTGCGGGCAATTTGGCGAAATTTTATGTGGGCCTCAGCTACATGAAACAAGGTAAATTTGATGAAGCGATCAACTACCTCAACGATTTCAGTGTAGACGACATCGTATTGCAAGGCAAATCGTATGCCCTAATCGGTGATGCGTATTTGGAAAAGGGCGATGCCGCTCAAGCTGCTACATATTACGAAAAAGCCGCAAGTTACAAACCCAGCAAATCATTGACCCCAGGTTATTTGATGAAGTTGGCGACGGCTCAAGAAGTTGCGGGCAACAAAGCCGCCGCTTTGGAAGCTTATACAGAAATTGTAAATGAATACCCAAATTCATCCGATTATTTGGCTGCATTGAAATATAAATCGATGTTGGAAACAGAAACTGGCGAATAA